In Aminobacterium sp. MB27-C1, a single genomic region encodes these proteins:
- a CDS encoding ABC transporter ATP-binding protein — translation MTEKKDFLLDIQNLTVHYETDSGVVHAVEGLNLQLGHGESLGFVGETGAGKTTTALAIMQLIPNPPGKILNGNIIFDGQNLNTLNEEEKRHIRGGKIAMIFQDPMTSLNPVIPVGEQIAEMIELHQNVTKDEAFKKAVQMLELVGIRPERAKDFPHQFSGGMRQRVVIAIALACDPTLLIADEPTTALDVTIQAQVLELMKELKKEFNTSMIMITHDLGVVAEICDKVAIMYAGSVVEYADTRVLYTNPLHPYTNGLFNSIPDLDEDEEELKVIQGLMPDPTNLPSGCTFHPRCPLAQPECSQKKPEMIEIEPGHFVACPVCCNAFVKKG, via the coding sequence ATGACAGAAAAAAAAGATTTTTTACTGGATATACAGAATCTTACAGTTCATTATGAAACTGATAGCGGTGTCGTTCATGCAGTTGAAGGATTGAATCTTCAGCTTGGACATGGTGAGTCATTGGGTTTTGTCGGCGAAACAGGAGCAGGAAAAACTACAACCGCTTTAGCGATTATGCAGCTTATTCCAAATCCCCCCGGAAAAATTCTTAATGGCAACATCATTTTTGATGGCCAGAATTTAAATACATTGAATGAAGAAGAGAAACGCCACATTCGAGGTGGCAAAATAGCAATGATTTTCCAGGATCCCATGACATCTCTTAACCCTGTCATCCCTGTTGGAGAACAGATTGCTGAAATGATTGAATTGCACCAGAACGTAACAAAAGATGAAGCTTTTAAAAAAGCAGTTCAAATGTTAGAACTTGTGGGAATCAGGCCGGAACGTGCGAAAGATTTTCCCCACCAATTCAGTGGAGGAATGCGTCAGAGAGTGGTTATCGCTATTGCTCTAGCATGTGATCCTACCCTTCTAATAGCTGATGAACCGACAACAGCTCTAGATGTTACTATACAGGCTCAGGTTTTGGAACTAATGAAGGAGCTTAAGAAAGAATTCAACACTTCCATGATCATGATTACCCATGATTTAGGAGTTGTGGCTGAGATTTGCGATAAAGTAGCCATTATGTATGCAGGAAGTGTCGTGGAGTATGCTGATACGCGTGTTCTTTATACGAATCCGCTGCACCCATATACCAATGGCCTTTTTAACTCTATTCCTGATCTTGATGAAGATGAGGAAGAATTGAAGGTTATTCAGGGACTAATGCCAGACCCAACGAACTTGCCTTCTGGGTGTACATTCCATCCTCGATGCCCTCTGGCTCAACCTGAGTGTTCACAAAAGAAGCCAGAAATGATCGAGATTGAGCCTGGACATTTTGTAGCGTGCCCCGTTTGTTGCAACGCTTTTGTGAAGAAGGGGTAG
- a CDS encoding ABC transporter ATP-binding protein: MNGSREKLIEVNHLKKYFPTKKGMLHAVDDVSFFVYEGETLGLVGESGCGKSTLGRVMIRLLDATDGEVIYRGENILKYNKRQMKDLRKDVQIVFQDPYSSLNPRLSVSELIAEPLIVNNVYNGSKAERDARIRTLMDTVGLAQRLVHAYPHELDGGRRQRIGIARSLALDPDFIVLDEPVSALDVCIQAQILNLLNTLKKEKGFTYIFIAHNLSVVKHVSDRIAVMYLGKIVELSDYRTVFADPLHPYTQALLSAIPIPKVDQQRDRIILEGDVPSPIEPPEGCRFAGRCRYRKDICSQKTPELREIEKGHFIACHFARNLSM; the protein is encoded by the coding sequence ATGAATGGAAGCAGAGAAAAATTAATTGAAGTCAATCACTTGAAAAAGTATTTCCCAACAAAGAAAGGGATGCTTCACGCAGTAGACGATGTGTCGTTTTTTGTTTACGAGGGGGAGACTCTTGGATTAGTTGGGGAATCTGGATGCGGTAAATCAACATTGGGACGCGTTATGATCCGCCTTCTTGACGCTACTGATGGAGAAGTTATCTATAGAGGGGAAAATATTTTAAAGTACAACAAGAGACAGATGAAAGATCTGCGAAAAGATGTTCAGATTGTTTTCCAAGATCCATATTCATCTCTTAACCCTCGTCTTTCTGTATCAGAACTCATTGCTGAACCGTTGATCGTTAATAACGTGTATAACGGATCAAAGGCAGAGCGTGATGCTCGTATTCGCACTCTCATGGATACGGTAGGTCTGGCACAACGCCTTGTTCATGCCTACCCTCATGAGCTTGATGGTGGTAGACGTCAGCGAATTGGTATAGCACGTTCTTTGGCGTTGGATCCAGATTTCATAGTTCTCGATGAACCTGTTTCGGCCCTTGATGTATGTATTCAGGCTCAGATTTTGAATCTGTTGAATACCCTTAAAAAGGAAAAAGGATTTACCTATATTTTCATTGCTCACAACCTCAGCGTTGTAAAGCACGTTTCTGACCGTATAGCTGTTATGTATTTAGGAAAGATCGTAGAGCTTTCAGATTATCGCACTGTATTTGCTGATCCTCTTCATCCTTATACGCAAGCTCTTCTTTCCGCTATACCTATTCCGAAGGTGGATCAACAGAGAGATCGAATTATTCTCGAAGGAGATGTTCCAAGTCCTATCGAGCCGCCTGAAGGATGCCGTTTTGCTGGTCGTTGCCGTTATAGGAAAGATATTTGTTCTCAAAAAACACCGGAGCTTCGGGAAATAGAAAAAGGACATTTTATAGCTTGCCATTTTGCCCGAAACCTTTCGATGTAG
- a CDS encoding M42 family metallopeptidase gives MLRIDMGYVNSLMLELLSIPSVGGDCEEAMARVEEEFNRFNISVSRTNKGALIGTMKGTDDDHHVLIASHVDTLGAIVREIKSNGRLKMLQIGGFAWNSVEGENVLVRTMDGTEYSGSILPYKASIHGFSDEVRDMKRDDDSMELRLDELVKTKEDVLNLGIHVGDLIFFQPRAVITPSGFVKSRHLDDKACVALMFGAIKSLCDEGKMPSRTTHFYVTNYEEMGHGISRIPEKVTEFAALDIGIVTEASASEETAVTILAKDSRTPYDLSFRKRLVALAEKYGIDYRVDVHYRYGSDASIAAIAGFDVNFACFGPGVDATHHYERTHVKAIEETAKLLTAYISD, from the coding sequence ATGTTGCGTATTGATATGGGGTATGTAAATTCACTTATGCTTGAGCTTTTGTCCATTCCTTCTGTAGGTGGAGATTGTGAAGAGGCAATGGCAAGAGTGGAAGAGGAATTCAATCGTTTTAATATTTCTGTAAGCCGTACAAATAAAGGCGCACTCATAGGAACAATGAAAGGAACAGATGACGATCACCATGTTCTTATTGCGTCTCATGTAGATACCCTTGGAGCTATTGTGCGTGAAATAAAAAGTAACGGACGCCTTAAAATGCTTCAGATAGGTGGCTTTGCCTGGAATTCAGTGGAAGGGGAAAATGTTCTTGTCAGAACAATGGATGGAACAGAATATTCTGGTTCCATTCTTCCTTATAAAGCTTCAATACACGGTTTTTCAGACGAAGTACGTGATATGAAACGTGATGACGACTCGATGGAACTTCGTCTTGATGAGCTTGTGAAGACAAAAGAAGACGTTTTGAATTTAGGAATTCATGTTGGTGACCTTATCTTCTTCCAGCCACGAGCGGTTATTACCCCTTCTGGTTTTGTGAAATCTCGCCATTTAGACGATAAAGCGTGTGTTGCCCTCATGTTCGGAGCTATCAAATCCCTTTGCGATGAGGGAAAAATGCCATCTCGCACCACTCATTTTTACGTTACCAATTACGAAGAGATGGGACATGGAATTTCGCGTATTCCTGAGAAAGTTACAGAATTTGCAGCTCTGGATATAGGCATAGTTACAGAAGCATCTGCTTCAGAAGAGACAGCTGTAACTATTTTGGCCAAAGATAGCCGCACTCCCTATGACCTGTCGTTCAGAAAGCGTCTTGTCGCTTTAGCTGAAAAGTATGGAATCGACTATAGAGTGGATGTTCACTATCGTTATGGAAGCGACGCGAGTATTGCAGCCATAGCCGGATTCGACGTTAACTTTGCTTGTTTCGGCCCTGGTGTTGATGCAACGCATCATTATGAACGTACTCACGTAAAGGCGATAGAAGAGACTGCCAAACTTCTTACTGCTTACATAAGCGATTAA
- the pepT gene encoding peptidase T, producing the protein MSSVVERFLHYVSFDTRAIEESGNVPSSEGQFDLANAVAEEMKALGMVDISVDEHAYVMGTLPANTKKANVPSVGFIAHLDTSTEVTGANVKPRIVKNYDGEDIVLNGELNVVLSTKDFPELKNYKGEDLIVTDGTTLLGVDDKGGMAQIMAAVEYFTTHPEIEHGPIKVCFTPDEEIGHQAVLLDLNAFGADFAYTVDGGPVGELNFETFNAAKAVITIHGRNVHPGTAKNKMVNAALIGTEFAAMLPTEETPEKTEGYEGFYHLISFSGDVEKAELQYIIRDHDWDKFQNRKAFVEKAAQKLQEKYGSHVLECVLSDQYYNMADNIKEAMHIVETAQQAMKNVGIEPIIVPVRGGTDGSSLSHRGLLTPNLFTGGHNYHGRFEYVPVFALEKGVEVIVNILKLYAE; encoded by the coding sequence ATGTCTTCAGTTGTCGAGCGTTTTTTACATTACGTATCCTTCGATACCCGGGCGATAGAAGAATCAGGTAACGTTCCCAGTTCTGAGGGGCAGTTTGATCTCGCCAATGCCGTTGCAGAAGAAATGAAAGCACTTGGCATGGTTGATATCTCTGTTGATGAACACGCTTACGTTATGGGAACTCTCCCTGCAAATACAAAGAAGGCAAACGTTCCTTCTGTTGGGTTTATTGCTCACCTTGATACCTCTACAGAAGTAACTGGTGCAAATGTTAAGCCCAGAATAGTAAAAAATTATGATGGGGAAGATATTGTCCTTAATGGAGAACTTAACGTTGTTCTTTCTACGAAAGATTTCCCTGAATTGAAAAATTACAAGGGAGAAGATCTTATTGTTACCGATGGAACCACTCTTCTTGGTGTAGATGACAAGGGGGGCATGGCTCAGATTATGGCAGCAGTAGAGTATTTTACAACTCATCCAGAAATTGAGCATGGTCCGATTAAAGTTTGTTTTACTCCAGACGAAGAGATTGGTCATCAGGCTGTGTTACTTGACCTTAACGCTTTTGGCGCAGATTTCGCTTATACAGTCGATGGGGGACCTGTCGGGGAGCTTAACTTCGAGACATTCAATGCCGCGAAGGCTGTTATAACGATTCATGGACGTAATGTCCACCCAGGAACGGCTAAAAACAAAATGGTTAACGCTGCTCTCATCGGGACTGAATTTGCTGCTATGCTTCCCACAGAAGAAACTCCTGAGAAGACAGAGGGATATGAAGGCTTTTATCATCTTATTTCCTTCAGCGGTGATGTCGAAAAGGCCGAATTACAGTACATTATTAGAGATCATGATTGGGATAAGTTCCAAAATCGTAAAGCTTTTGTCGAAAAAGCTGCACAGAAACTACAGGAGAAATATGGTTCTCACGTTTTAGAGTGTGTTCTTTCAGATCAATATTACAACATGGCTGATAATATTAAAGAAGCCATGCATATTGTTGAAACTGCTCAGCAAGCGATGAAAAATGTTGGTATAGAGCCGATTATTGTTCCTGTACGTGGTGGCACTGATGGCTCAAGCCTTTCTCACCGTGGTCTCTTGACTCCGAACCTTTTTACTGGCGGTCATAATTATCACGGACGTTTTGAATATGTTCCTGTTTTTGCCCTTGAAAAGGGAGTCGAAGTGATTGTTAATATTCTAAAACTTTACGCGGAGTAG
- a CDS encoding gamma-glutamyl-gamma-aminobutyrate hydrolase family protein — protein sequence MKKPVIGIIGNILFDKNDSMYGLERSYVNTDYIRAIEKAGGIPLILPVVDNLELAKELPLTVDGVLASGGYDIDPLLYGEEPHNKLEFICTSIDRSQLASVKAAVDAGKPFLGICKGAQLLNVAFGGNLYQDIASDPNFFVKHSQKALRGNATHTINIESESILSSLFSQKIPVNSYHHQSIKQCAKGFKVTACAADGIVEAIEKENNPFVVGVQWHPEMMLSSSDTMLPLFQKLIVESSRI from the coding sequence ATGAAAAAACCCGTTATAGGAATAATAGGTAATATCCTTTTTGATAAGAACGACAGCATGTATGGATTAGAACGAAGCTATGTCAATACAGATTATATTCGTGCTATAGAAAAAGCAGGTGGCATTCCTCTTATTTTGCCTGTGGTAGACAATCTCGAATTGGCGAAGGAACTTCCACTTACTGTAGATGGGGTGCTTGCCTCGGGCGGATATGATATTGATCCACTTCTTTATGGTGAGGAACCACATAATAAACTTGAATTTATCTGCACGTCTATTGATCGCTCCCAGTTGGCCTCTGTGAAAGCCGCTGTAGATGCAGGTAAACCTTTCTTGGGAATATGCAAGGGGGCACAACTTCTCAACGTGGCTTTTGGAGGGAATTTATATCAGGACATAGCTTCTGACCCGAATTTTTTTGTCAAACACTCTCAAAAAGCGCTCAGAGGAAATGCTACACATACAATCAATATTGAATCTGAGTCTATACTTTCATCTCTGTTTTCACAAAAAATTCCGGTTAACAGCTACCATCATCAAAGTATAAAACAATGCGCAAAAGGATTTAAAGTCACAGCCTGTGCAGCTGATGGAATTGTTGAAGCTATAGAAAAAGAAAACAACCCATTCGTTGTTGGAGTGCAGTGGCATCCGGAAATGATGCTTTCTTCTTCAGATACCATGCTTCCTTTATTCCAAAAACTTATTGTCGAATCTTCACGTATTTGA
- a CDS encoding amidohydrolase — protein sequence MISQTLTEKIIAYRRDFHKYAETAWTEFRTASLVAEYLDKLGYKDLLFGSSIFEFASVMGRPEEKEIDKHIERAIEQGAIKKWIEKMDRHPGVVAILDTKRSGPTTSLRFDFDAVDVSETKDPKHRPVKEGFASVNPGAMHSCGHDGHTAMGLGLAELLMEHKETLTGKIKLIFQPAEEGVRGAKAITDKGILDDSDYFIAVHLGMPNPTGKITAGAYGFLCTTKFDVQFTGVSSHAGAAPQNGKNALLAACSAALNLHAIAPHSKGMTRVNVGVLQAGEGRNVIPPKAIMKVETRGETEEIASYVYKRACEIIDGAATMYGITSSIKETGAATTTRSSDDLVDLIVSEASKIKGIKEIERNTPSGGSDDATWMMKRVQDHGGEATYIIVGSTLTAGHHNEYFDIDEASLPIGVTLLFNTIQALSQKEGIRQ from the coding sequence ATGATTTCTCAAACACTTACTGAGAAAATTATTGCGTATCGCCGTGATTTTCATAAATATGCTGAAACGGCCTGGACGGAGTTCAGAACGGCCTCTCTCGTAGCAGAATACCTCGACAAACTAGGCTATAAAGATCTTTTATTTGGATCATCAATATTCGAATTTGCATCTGTAATGGGTCGACCAGAAGAAAAAGAAATAGACAAACACATCGAACGTGCTATAGAACAAGGTGCGATAAAAAAGTGGATCGAAAAAATGGATCGTCATCCCGGGGTAGTCGCTATTCTCGATACGAAACGTTCGGGTCCAACAACATCACTCCGCTTCGATTTTGATGCAGTAGACGTTTCTGAAACAAAAGATCCTAAACACCGCCCTGTAAAAGAAGGCTTCGCATCTGTTAATCCTGGAGCAATGCACTCCTGTGGGCATGATGGTCATACCGCCATGGGACTCGGACTTGCAGAGCTTCTTATGGAACATAAAGAAACCCTTACTGGCAAAATAAAGCTTATTTTTCAGCCAGCAGAAGAGGGAGTCAGAGGTGCTAAAGCCATTACTGATAAGGGGATTCTTGATGACAGCGACTACTTTATAGCTGTTCATCTTGGGATGCCCAATCCTACGGGGAAAATAACTGCCGGTGCTTATGGTTTTCTCTGCACAACAAAATTTGACGTTCAATTCACCGGAGTTTCGTCCCATGCCGGAGCCGCTCCGCAAAATGGTAAAAATGCACTTCTAGCCGCCTGTTCCGCAGCGCTAAATCTTCATGCAATTGCTCCTCATTCAAAAGGCATGACACGTGTTAATGTTGGTGTTCTCCAGGCAGGAGAAGGAAGAAATGTTATTCCTCCCAAAGCTATCATGAAGGTAGAAACTCGGGGAGAAACAGAAGAGATAGCATCATATGTTTATAAAAGAGCCTGTGAGATCATCGATGGAGCTGCTACAATGTACGGCATTACGAGTAGTATTAAGGAAACAGGCGCAGCTACAACCACTCGCAGCAGTGATGATCTTGTAGATCTTATAGTCTCTGAAGCTTCCAAGATAAAAGGAATCAAAGAAATAGAGAGAAATACTCCTTCTGGTGGAAGTGACGATGCTACGTGGATGATGAAAAGAGTTCAAGATCATGGCGGAGAAGCTACCTATATTATTGTAGGCTCTACACTAACGGCAGGACATCACAATGAATACTTTGATATTGATGAAGCCTCTTTACCTATTGGAGTAACTCTTCTCTTCAATACGATACAGGCTCTTTCACAAAAGGAAGGAATACGTCAATGA
- a CDS encoding M20 family metallopeptidase: MLEYIQQLEKRFRETYLSYWKEIHAHPELSNQEFKTAQKVASILKSLNLDVQTEIGTTGVVGILHGNESGPVIALRADMDALSIEEKTDVPFASQNMGVMHACGHDSHTAMLLGAAHVLSELRKDIKGTIKFVFQPAEENSPTGGAPGMIRDGVLENPKVDYMLGVHVWPTLTTGQVGIRNGAMSAASDRLNINLKGKSAHASTPQFGVDAIVASAQVINALQAIISRNVSPLDQAVITIGTIHGGTRYNIIPEDVKLDGTVRTFNPETRKQMPAWIERAVSGAAQGIGAEATVDYKFGYPSLQNNTFVADIARQAILELVGEENLIEIAMPDLGGEDFAFFSEKVPSAFAWIGCRPTDVPLEEMPKLHNNQFLPDEAALPYGVRYLVLAAFKLMEVQK; this comes from the coding sequence ATGCTTGAATATATCCAACAGTTGGAAAAACGCTTTAGGGAAACATATCTTAGTTACTGGAAAGAGATTCACGCCCATCCTGAATTAAGCAACCAGGAATTCAAGACAGCTCAAAAGGTCGCTTCCATTCTAAAATCTCTCAATCTTGATGTACAAACAGAAATCGGAACAACTGGTGTAGTCGGGATACTGCATGGCAATGAAAGTGGCCCTGTTATAGCCCTTCGGGCTGACATGGACGCTCTTTCCATAGAGGAAAAAACAGATGTTCCTTTTGCATCACAGAACATGGGGGTAATGCATGCATGTGGTCACGACTCACATACAGCTATGTTGCTTGGTGCAGCACACGTTCTTTCAGAGTTACGAAAAGATATTAAAGGAACGATAAAATTTGTTTTCCAACCAGCCGAAGAAAATAGCCCAACCGGGGGCGCTCCGGGAATGATTCGTGACGGAGTACTTGAAAATCCTAAAGTTGATTATATGCTTGGCGTACACGTATGGCCGACACTGACTACAGGACAAGTAGGCATAAGGAATGGAGCCATGTCAGCAGCTTCTGACAGACTGAATATCAACCTCAAGGGTAAATCTGCGCATGCCTCTACTCCCCAGTTCGGAGTCGATGCCATAGTTGCATCAGCTCAGGTTATCAACGCCTTACAAGCCATTATTTCCAGAAATGTTAGTCCTCTTGATCAAGCTGTCATCACTATAGGCACAATACACGGCGGAACTCGATATAACATTATTCCTGAGGATGTTAAACTGGATGGGACAGTGCGCACATTCAACCCTGAGACACGAAAGCAAATGCCAGCTTGGATTGAACGTGCCGTTAGTGGGGCAGCTCAAGGAATCGGTGCCGAAGCTACTGTCGACTACAAATTTGGTTACCCTTCACTTCAAAACAATACTTTCGTTGCAGATATTGCTCGCCAAGCTATTCTCGAACTTGTAGGAGAAGAGAATCTTATAGAAATAGCGATGCCTGACTTAGGGGGAGAAGATTTTGCTTTCTTCAGCGAAAAGGTTCCTTCAGCCTTTGCCTGGATTGGTTGCCGTCCTACTGATGTCCCTCTGGAGGAAATGCCTAAGCTTCATAACAACCAGTTTTTACCCGATGAAGCAGCATTGCCCTATGGCGTCAGATATCTTGTTCTCGCCGCTTTCAAACTTATGGAGGTTCAAAAATGA
- a CDS encoding YbhB/YbcL family Raf kinase inhibitor-like protein — translation MELHCSDFEHEEMMPRQHGRSFDNKVPSFSWEHVPENTKSFALVCHDPDALSGTWIHWVVYNIPSDLRSLPNDLGRAVEAANGVCQGLNSWGEVGYDGPQPPSGSGIHRYFFTLYALNTSFDFKGEVPLHVLTEAMKGHVLSQAEYMGRFGK, via the coding sequence ATGGAATTGCACTGCTCTGATTTCGAACATGAGGAAATGATGCCCCGACAGCATGGGCGTTCTTTCGATAATAAGGTTCCGTCTTTTTCATGGGAACATGTTCCTGAGAACACAAAAAGTTTTGCACTTGTATGTCATGACCCTGACGCTCTTTCGGGGACGTGGATTCATTGGGTTGTTTATAATATCCCTTCTGATTTACGAAGTCTTCCCAATGATTTAGGACGGGCCGTCGAAGCTGCTAATGGAGTTTGTCAGGGGCTGAATAGCTGGGGCGAGGTTGGATATGACGGGCCACAACCTCCATCTGGGTCTGGAATCCATCGTTACTTTTTTACCCTTTATGCGTTAAATACATCTTTTGATTTCAAAGGTGAGGTTCCCCTTCATGTACTGACTGAAGCTATGAAAGGACACGTTCTTTCTCAGGCAGAATACATGGGACGTTTTGGGAAATAG
- a CDS encoding metal-sensitive transcriptional regulator, translated as MTQNSLIKKLDDMSPAGKAMLNRLRRVEGQLRGIQRMIIEEKPCYEVLLQLSAARKAMQKACIEILKNYINRCVHEAKDPDLDNLEKLIEALIDIAPAGMVFKEDVVPEEDHEEV; from the coding sequence ATGACACAAAATTCCCTTATCAAAAAGCTGGACGATATGTCTCCAGCTGGGAAAGCTATGCTCAACAGATTACGCCGCGTAGAAGGACAATTGCGAGGCATCCAGAGAATGATCATAGAAGAAAAGCCTTGTTATGAAGTTCTTCTGCAACTTTCTGCCGCAAGAAAAGCCATGCAAAAAGCTTGTATCGAAATTTTAAAGAACTACATCAATCGCTGTGTTCATGAAGCTAAAGACCCTGATCTCGATAATCTTGAAAAATTGATAGAAGCATTAATAGATATTGCTCCTGCAGGGATGGTCTTCAAAGAAGACGTAGTGCCGGAAGAAGACCACGAAGAGGTGTAA
- the rpsB gene encoding 30S ribosomal protein S2: MSVVSMKQLLECGVHFGHQTRRWNPKMKPYIFTERNGVYIIDLQKTVRGLEKAYSFVREIAQNNGSILFVGTKRQAQDTIREEAERSGQYYINQRWLGGLMTNFATIRKRVNRMIELRKMASEESWSNLSKKEIALQKKELAKLEKYLSGIAGMKALPDALFLIDPRREEIAILEAKKLGIPVIAIVDTNCDPEVVDFPIPGNDDAIRAIKLISGLMADAMIEGHQGEDALATGAVEEGVEVSEEDIISVRERLHEVYDDTDEVEE, translated from the coding sequence GTGTCAGTAGTAAGTATGAAGCAGCTTCTTGAGTGCGGTGTTCACTTTGGACATCAGACCAGACGTTGGAACCCGAAGATGAAGCCATATATCTTCACAGAGAGAAACGGTGTCTATATTATCGATTTGCAGAAAACAGTGAGAGGCCTTGAAAAAGCATATAGCTTTGTGCGGGAAATCGCGCAGAATAATGGCTCTATCCTCTTTGTTGGAACAAAACGTCAGGCTCAGGATACTATTCGTGAAGAAGCCGAGCGTAGTGGACAGTATTACATCAACCAGCGCTGGCTTGGTGGTTTAATGACGAACTTCGCTACGATTCGCAAACGCGTTAATCGTATGATCGAACTTCGTAAGATGGCAAGCGAAGAATCATGGAGCAATCTTTCCAAGAAAGAAATCGCACTTCAGAAAAAAGAATTAGCAAAACTTGAGAAGTACTTAAGTGGTATTGCTGGGATGAAAGCGCTTCCAGATGCCCTTTTCCTTATTGATCCTCGCCGAGAAGAAATAGCAATTCTCGAAGCAAAGAAACTGGGAATTCCTGTTATCGCTATTGTTGATACAAACTGCGATCCTGAAGTAGTGGATTTCCCTATCCCTGGCAATGATGATGCTATTCGTGCCATCAAATTGATTTCTGGATTAATGGCTGATGCTATGATAGAAGGGCACCAGGGTGAAGATGCTCTTGCTACTGGCGCAGTTGAAGAAGGGGTAGAAGTTTCTGAGGAAGATATTATATCTGTTCGCGAACGACTTCATGAAGTGTACGACGATACAGATGAAGTGGAAGAATAA
- the tsf gene encoding translation elongation factor Ts, with the protein MAEISASAVKELRERTGAGMMDCKHALTETQGDMEKAIDYLREKGIAKAAKKATRSAKDGRVFCYLHTNAKIASMVELNCETDFVAKTDEFQELGHELAMQIAASAPLYVSSEEVPADVIEREKEIYRQQAMEEGKPANIVDKIAEGKVHKYFETTCLLDQAYIRDGDKKINDLIIEHIAKLGENIKVGRIARFAIGE; encoded by the coding sequence ATGGCAGAGATTAGTGCATCTGCGGTAAAGGAACTTAGAGAGCGTACCGGTGCAGGTATGATGGATTGTAAACATGCTCTGACTGAGACGCAGGGTGATATGGAAAAAGCTATTGACTACCTTCGTGAAAAGGGAATAGCCAAAGCTGCTAAAAAGGCTACACGTAGTGCTAAAGACGGAAGAGTCTTCTGCTATCTTCATACAAATGCAAAGATAGCTTCTATGGTAGAACTTAACTGCGAAACTGATTTTGTCGCAAAGACCGATGAATTTCAGGAGCTTGGACACGAGTTGGCAATGCAGATTGCTGCTTCTGCTCCGCTGTATGTTTCTTCTGAAGAAGTTCCAGCTGATGTTATTGAAAGAGAAAAAGAAATTTATCGTCAGCAGGCAATGGAAGAGGGGAAACCTGCAAATATAGTTGACAAAATTGCCGAGGGTAAAGTTCATAAATATTTTGAAACAACTTGCCTTCTCGATCAGGCCTACATTAGAGATGGAGATAAGAAGATAAACGATCTCATTATTGAACATATTGCCAAATTGGGCGAAAATATAAAAGTTGGACGAATCGCCCGCTTTGCTATTGGCGAATAA
- the pyrH gene encoding UMP kinase, with translation MVKRILLKLSGEVLAGSKSFGLDLEAIRSICEEIADVARAGVEIAMVVGGGNMLRGRDVQTMGIERAQADSMGMLATIINALALQDVLEKLGVPTRVQTAIEMRQLAEPYIRRRAIRHLEKGRIVIFAGGTGSPYFSTDTAAALRAAEVGADCVLKATKVDGIYSADPVKNPDAVLLHKITYMEALQKQLEIMDAAAFSLCMENHIPIVVLNVLKKGNLGEFLIHGKKIGTIVSTGEEEFYSA, from the coding sequence ATGGTAAAAAGAATATTACTGAAACTTTCAGGTGAAGTACTTGCCGGTTCAAAAAGTTTTGGATTGGATTTAGAGGCAATACGTTCTATATGTGAAGAAATTGCAGATGTTGCCAGGGCTGGGGTAGAAATTGCCATGGTCGTTGGTGGTGGCAATATGCTTCGAGGAAGAGATGTTCAAACAATGGGTATAGAAAGAGCTCAAGCCGATTCTATGGGAATGCTGGCAACTATTATTAACGCGCTGGCATTACAGGATGTGCTTGAGAAGCTCGGGGTTCCTACAAGAGTTCAGACAGCTATAGAAATGCGTCAACTTGCAGAACCCTATATCAGAAGACGGGCTATACGCCATCTTGAAAAGGGAAGAATTGTGATTTTTGCGGGGGGAACTGGTTCCCCTTATTTTTCTACAGATACAGCAGCAGCTCTTCGTGCAGCCGAAGTTGGCGCAGATTGCGTGTTGAAAGCTACAAAGGTAGATGGTATATATAGTGCAGATCCAGTTAAAAACCCTGATGCGGTCCTTTTACATAAAATTACATATATGGAAGCTCTTCAAAAACAACTTGAGATCATGGACGCCGCGGCTTTTTCGCTTTGTATGGAGAACCATATCCCTATAGTGGTTCTAAATGTTTTGAAAAAGGGCAATTTGGGTGAATTTTTAATTCACGGGAAGAAAATAGGAACGATAGTATCTACGGGGGAGGAGGAGTTTTACAGTGCCTAA